A genomic segment from Klebsiella africana encodes:
- the aceE gene encoding pyruvate dehydrogenase (acetyl-transferring), homodimeric type, whose product MSERLHNDVDPIETRDWLQAIESVIREEGVERAQYLIDQLLSEARKGGVKVAAGSSAGNYVNTIAVEDEPEYPGNLDLERRIRSAIRWNAIMTVLRASKKDLELGGHMASYQSSATFYEVCFNHFFRARTEKDGGDLVYFQGHISPGVYARAFLEGRLTEEQMDNFRQEVHGNGLSSYPHPKLMPEFWQFPTVSMGLGPLGAIYQAKFLKYLEHRGLKDTSEQTVYAFLGDGEMDEPESKGAITIATREKLDNLVFVINCNLQRLDGPVTGNGKIINELEGIFGGAGWNVIKVIWGGRWDELLRKDTSGKLIQLMNETVDGDYQTFKSKDGAYVREHFFGKYPETAALVADWTDEQIWALNRGGHDPKKVYAALKKAQETKGQPTVILAHTIKGYGMGDTAEGKNIAHQVKKMNMDGVRYVRDRFNVPVADADIEKLPYVTFPEGSEEHTYLHAQRQKLNGYLPTRQPKFTEKLELPTLADFSALLEEQNKEISTTIAFVRALNVMLKNKSIKDRLVPIIADEARTFGMEGLFRQIGIYSPNGQQYTPQDREQVAYYKEDEKGQILQEGINELGAGASWLAAATSYSTNNLPMIPFYIYYSMFGFQRIGDLCWAAGDQQARGFLIGGTSGRTTLNGEGLQHEDGHSHIQSLTIPNCISYDPAYAYEVAVIMHDGLVRMYGEAQENVYYYITTLNENYHMPAMPEGAEEGIRKGIYKLETIEGSKGKVQLLGSGSILRHVREAAQILAKEYGVGSDVYSVTSFTELARDGQDCERWNMLHPLETPRVPYIAQVMNDAPAVASTDYMKLFAEQVRTYVPADDYRVLGTDGFGRSDSRENLRHHFEVDASYVVVAALGELAKRGEIDKKVVADAIAKFDIDAEKVNPRLA is encoded by the coding sequence ATGTCAGAACGTTTACACAATGACGTGGATCCGATCGAAACTCGCGACTGGCTACAGGCGATCGAATCGGTCATCCGTGAAGAAGGTGTTGAGCGCGCTCAGTATCTGATTGACCAACTCCTTTCTGAAGCCCGTAAAGGCGGAGTGAAGGTTGCGGCAGGCTCTTCCGCCGGCAACTACGTCAACACTATTGCCGTTGAAGATGAACCGGAATACCCGGGCAATCTGGATCTGGAACGTCGTATTCGTTCTGCGATTCGCTGGAACGCCATCATGACCGTTCTGCGCGCGTCGAAAAAAGATCTCGAACTGGGCGGCCACATGGCGTCCTATCAGTCTTCCGCGACTTTCTACGAAGTCTGCTTCAACCACTTCTTCCGTGCGCGCACTGAGAAAGATGGCGGCGATCTGGTGTACTTCCAGGGCCACATCTCTCCGGGCGTATACGCACGTGCGTTCCTGGAAGGCCGTCTGACCGAAGAGCAGATGGACAACTTCCGTCAGGAAGTTCACGGTAATGGTCTGTCCTCTTATCCGCACCCGAAACTGATGCCGGAATTCTGGCAGTTCCCGACCGTATCCATGGGGCTGGGGCCGTTGGGTGCGATCTATCAGGCTAAATTCCTGAAATATCTGGAACACCGTGGTCTGAAAGACACCTCCGAACAAACCGTTTACGCTTTCCTGGGCGACGGCGAAATGGATGAGCCAGAATCTAAAGGCGCTATCACCATTGCGACCCGTGAAAAACTGGACAACCTGGTCTTCGTCATCAACTGCAACCTGCAGCGTCTGGACGGCCCGGTCACCGGTAACGGTAAAATCATTAACGAACTGGAAGGCATTTTCGGTGGTGCTGGCTGGAACGTTATCAAGGTTATCTGGGGCGGCCGTTGGGATGAGCTGCTGCGTAAAGACACCAGCGGTAAGCTGATTCAGCTGATGAACGAAACCGTTGACGGCGACTACCAGACCTTCAAATCCAAAGATGGCGCTTACGTTCGTGAGCACTTCTTCGGTAAATATCCGGAAACTGCCGCCCTGGTTGCCGACTGGACTGACGAGCAGATCTGGGCCCTGAACCGCGGTGGTCACGATCCGAAGAAAGTCTACGCTGCACTGAAAAAAGCGCAGGAAACCAAAGGTCAGCCGACCGTGATCCTGGCGCATACCATCAAAGGTTATGGTATGGGCGATACCGCTGAAGGTAAGAACATCGCGCACCAGGTTAAGAAAATGAACATGGACGGCGTTCGCTACGTCCGCGATCGTTTCAATGTGCCGGTGGCGGATGCCGATATCGAAAAACTGCCTTACGTAACCTTCCCGGAAGGTTCCGAAGAGCACACTTACCTGCACGCTCAGCGTCAGAAGCTGAATGGCTATCTGCCGACTCGTCAGCCGAAGTTCACTGAGAAACTGGAGCTGCCGACCCTGGCTGACTTCAGCGCGCTGCTGGAAGAGCAAAACAAAGAAATCTCTACCACTATCGCTTTCGTTCGCGCCCTGAACGTGATGCTGAAGAACAAGTCGATCAAAGATCGTCTGGTGCCGATCATCGCCGACGAAGCGCGTACCTTCGGTATGGAAGGTCTGTTCCGTCAGATCGGTATTTACAGCCCGAACGGCCAGCAGTATACCCCGCAGGACCGTGAGCAGGTTGCTTACTACAAAGAAGACGAGAAAGGCCAGATTCTGCAGGAAGGGATCAACGAGCTGGGCGCAGGCGCATCCTGGCTGGCTGCGGCGACCTCTTACAGCACCAACAACCTGCCGATGATCCCGTTCTACATCTACTACTCGATGTTCGGCTTCCAGCGTATCGGCGATCTGTGCTGGGCGGCTGGCGATCAGCAGGCTCGCGGCTTCCTGATTGGCGGGACTTCCGGTCGTACTACCCTGAACGGCGAAGGTCTGCAGCACGAAGATGGTCACAGCCATATTCAGTCGCTGACTATCCCGAACTGTATCTCTTACGACCCGGCGTACGCCTATGAAGTGGCTGTCATCATGCATGATGGTCTGGTCCGTATGTACGGCGAAGCGCAAGAGAACGTTTACTACTACATCACTACGCTGAACGAAAACTACCACATGCCGGCGATGCCGGAAGGCGCCGAGGAAGGTATCCGTAAAGGTATCTACAAACTCGAAACCATCGAAGGTAGCAAAGGTAAAGTTCAGCTGCTGGGCTCCGGTTCTATCCTGCGTCACGTGCGTGAAGCAGCGCAGATCCTGGCGAAAGAGTACGGCGTGGGTTCTGACGTGTATAGCGTCACCTCCTTCACCGAACTGGCGCGTGATGGCCAGGATTGCGAACGCTGGAACATGCTGCACCCGCTGGAAACCCCGCGCGTGCCGTATATCGCTCAGGTGATGAACGACGCTCCGGCAGTGGCATCCACTGACTATATGAAACTGTTCGCCGAGCAGGTTCGTACTTACGTACCGGCTGATGATTACCGCGTACTGGGTACCGATGGCTTCGGTCGTTCCGACAGCCGTGAAAACCTGCGTCACCACTTCGAAGTTGATGCTTCC